Proteins encoded by one window of Bactrocera oleae isolate idBacOlea1 chromosome 4, idBacOlea1, whole genome shotgun sequence:
- the LOC106622692 gene encoding UPAR/Ly6 domain-containing protein crok codes for MSPLMERTLLLLGILCCLQATTALMCYDCNSAYDPNCGDPFEPYTLGKVNCTQQEVKEHLKDKYTKPLLCRKTTQKVYGKVRVVRGCGYIPDKSDDGLCMKRSGTHDVQAIYCACTSELCNHAASTLYQSNNHPILSALPYTLAAFFVWFATFSSHFNINAFGAVQNS; via the exons atgtcACCACTAATGGAACGAACACTGCTGCTCTTGGGCATCCTTTGCTGTTTACAGG CAACCACTGCGCTGATGTGTTACGATTGTAATAGCGCCTACGATCCCAATTGCGGTGATCCATTCGAACCCTATACCTTGGGTAAGGTGAATTGCACTCAGCAGGAGGTTAAGGAACATCTTAAGGATAAATACACCAAACCATTGCTCTGCCGTAAGACAACACAAAAGG TTTATGGCAAGGTGCGCGTGGTGCGCGGCTGCGGTTATATACCCGATAAGAGCGATGATGGGCTGTGCATGAAACGCTCCGGCACACATGACGTGCAGGCAATTTATTGTGCGTGCACATCTGAGCTGTGCAATCATGCTGCCTCCACATTGTATCAGAGCAACAATCATCCCATACTATCGGCATTGCCCTATACATTAGCAGCGTTCTTTGTTTGGTTTGCCACATTTTCGAGTCATTTCAATATCAATGCTTTTGGTGCTGTGCAAAATTCATAA
- the CtsL2 gene encoding cathepsin L, which translates to MFTTRLLPHLLPAILYCFVIRLAPTLAQQTFNKLCDVQNYDDYLTQTGKIYNDDRERQYRESIFIAKKSLVDLTNKYAASGLSSFHLAINPLADLTRREVGRLTASRITFIGEEITSKHTNFVTAKANLQNLPDSFDWRERGGVTPPGFQGFDCGSCWSFATAAALEGHLFRRTGILVPLSQQNLVDCADEYGNMGCNGGFQEYGFEYIRDHGISIANNYPYTEIENAQCHRNDTGKGVQIRDYARIKPGDEEKMKEVIATLGPLACSINGSPISFEQYMGGIYDDNECNQEEVNHSVVVVGYGTENGRDYWIIKNSYSENWGEGGFMRLLRNANSFCGIASECSYPIL; encoded by the exons ATGTTCACCACACGTTTATTACCTCATCTATTACCGGCAATATTGTATTGCTTCGTCATTCGGCTAGCGCCCACATTGGCACAGCAAACATTCAACAAATTGTGTGATGTACAAAATTATGACGATTATTTGACACAAACGGGAAAAATTTATAATGACGATAGAGAGCGCCAATATCGGGAATCGATATTTATTGCTAAAAAATCGCTCGTTGATTTGACGAATAAATATGCTGCCTCCGGATTGAGTTCATTCCATTTAGCCATTAATCCTTTGGCGGATTTGACGCGTCGGGAAGTTGGCAGATTGACGGCATCAAGAATCACATTTATTGGAga AGAAATCACCTCTAAGCACACCAATTTCGTCACTGCAAAGGCAAATCTACAAAACCTCCCAGACTCATTTGATTGGCGCGAAAGAGGTGGTGTCACACCGCCCGGCTTTCAGGGTTTCGACTGTGGCTCGTGTTGGTCCTTCGCCACGGCTGCCGCACTTGAGGGACATCTCTTTCGTCGCACCGGCATACTGGTGCCGCTCTCCCAACAGAATCTCGTCGATTGTGCCGATGAGTATGGTAATATGGGCTGTAATGGTGGTTTTCAGGAGTATGGCTTCGAATATATACGCGATCACGGCATCTCGATAGCGAATAATTATCCATACACAGAAATAGAGAATGCACAGTGTCATCGCAACGATACGGGAAAGGGTGTACAAATACGTGACTATGCGCGCATTAAACCCGGCGATGAGGAGAAAATGAAAGAAGTCATTGCAACGCTGGGACCGTTAGCGTGCTCTATCAACGGTTCGCCTATATCGTTTGAACAATACATGGGCGGCATATATGATGATAATGAATGCAATCAGGAAGAGGTTAATCATTCGGTTGTCGTGGTCGGTTATGGCACCGAAAATGGCCGCGACTATTGGATAATTAAGAATTCGTATTCGGAGAATTGGGGCGAAGGCGGTTTTATGCGTCTACTGCGAAATGCGAATAGTTTTTGTGGCATTGCGAGCGAATGCAGTTATCCCATATTGTAG
- the LOC106622693 gene encoding uncharacterized protein: MYGAKELCAVLLLTTIFSFEFGAAILVPALTINSAEWQSYVNTYGKTYTTYPESYAVFYYNYNNKLITAHNLQADRNPNTVTYRLGVNQFTDMRLIHFSALFPKTTLPTTAPSATQPPTVQAASPSFDFITDLQLNITVEDQGTVCNSGWAYATAKAIEVYAASLAVSTERFSAQNLIDCAGSGIGCTRQVAQTAFEYLVGFQQPLYTVTDYPDNNRLTTQGMCVPPTTATGTPINLASYSRIDNPDDDTIMQYVSAQFPVVIEYDPTSFDFMQYRSGIFQQPRTKGGSHYMTVVGYGTDTTTNLNYWLVLNSFGTTWGENGYIRIIRQSTRPLTKVALFPTAFGP, from the exons ATGTACGGTGCCAAGGAATTATGTGCAGTGTTGCTGCTTACAACTATTTTCAGTTTTGAATTTGGTGCTGCGATTCTTGTGCCAGCACTAACGATTAATTCGGCTGAATGGCAAAGTTATGTT AACACTTATGGAAAAACGTACACCACCTATCCAGAATCATACGCGGTATTCtattacaactacaacaacaagttgATAACGGCGCACAATTTGCAAGCGGATAGGAATCCAAATACTGTCACATACAGATTAGGTGTAAATCAATTTACCGACATGCGTTTGATACATTTCAGTGCATTATTCCCCAAAACTACACTACCAACAACGGCCCCTTCAGCAACACAACCGCCTACAGTACAAGCTGCCTCACCGTCATTCGACTTTATAACAGATCTACAATTAAACATAACCGTTGAAGATCAAGGAACTGTTTGTAATAGCGGTTGGGCCTATGCTACAGCCAAAGCCATTGAAGTGTATGCTGCAAGTTTAGCTGTGTCTACAGAACGGTTTTCTGCGCAAAATTTAATCGATTGCGCCGGTTCTGGCATCGGTTGTACGAGACAAGTTGCGCAAACAGCTTTCGAATATCTTGTCGGTTTTCAACAACCATTGTATACGGTAACAGATTATCCAGATAATAACCGGCTAACAACTCAAGGCATGTGTGTACCACCCACAACAGCGACAGGTACACCCATCAATTTGGCTTCGTATTCGCGAATTGATAATCCCGATGATGATACTATTATGCAATATGTGTCAGCTCAATTTCCCGTAGTCATCGAATATGATCCGACTTCTTTTGATTTTATGCAGTATAGATCGGGCATATTCCAACAGCCACGCACCAAAGGTGGTTCCCACTATATGACAGTTGTGGGCTACGGTACGGATACAACTACAAATCTAAATTACTGGTTGGTACTGAACTCATTTGGCACTACTTGGGGTGAAAACGGCTATATTCGTATAATACGTCAGTCGACTAGGCCATTAACTAAGGTAGCTCTCTTCCCAACTGCATTCGGACCATAA